In a genomic window of Gadus macrocephalus chromosome 9, ASM3116895v1:
- the LOC132464198 gene encoding troponin I, cardiac muscle-like, giving the protein MSEGYKKSKISASRRLTLKIKLLKRAGVMLENEKEEKIREREATLKERVPPLQLSGLSVQDLQALCREMNQKIDSADEDRYDIDMKVTKNDKEIENLSQKITDLKGRNRPALKRVKISAEAMLGALLGTKVKESVDFKAALKTVKKEDEKKEEVTDWRKNVEAMSGMEGRKKQFDA; this is encoded by the exons ATGTCTGAAGGGTAC AAAAAGTCGAAGATCTCAGCGTCTCGCCGGTTGACTCTGAAG ATCAAACTGCTGAAGAGGGCTGGGGTGATGTTGGAAAATGAGAAAGAAGAGAagatacgagagagagaggccactcTTAAGGAGAGAGTCCCTCCGCTCCAGCTCTCCGGACTATCAGTACAGGACCTCCAG GCTCTGTGCCGAGAGATGAACCAGAAGATCGACTCTGCCGATGAGGATCGCTACGATATTGACATGAAAGTCACAAAAAATGACAAGGAG ATTGAGAATTTGTCCCAGAAGATCACTGATCTGAAGGGCCGGAACAGACCTGCCCTGAAGAGGGTGAAGATCTCCGCCGAAGCAATGCTGGGGGCTCTGCTGGGGACAAAGGTCAAGGAGTCTGTGGACTTCAAGGCAGCcctcaagacggtgaagaaggaGGATGAGAAG aaggaggaggtgaccGACTGGCGTAAAAACGTGGAGGCCATGTCTGGCATGGAGGGCAGGAAAAAGCAGTTTGATGCTTAG